A stretch of Pristiophorus japonicus isolate sPriJap1 chromosome 12, sPriJap1.hap1, whole genome shotgun sequence DNA encodes these proteins:
- the LOC139277233 gene encoding troponin C, slow skeletal and cardiac muscles, producing the protein MEDIYKAAVEQLTEEQKNEFKAAFDIFVQDAEDGCISTKELGKVMRMLGQNPTPEELQEMIDEVDEDGSGTVDFDEFLVMMVRCMKDDSKGKSEEELAELFRMFDKNADGYIDLDELRTMLEETGECITDDDIEELMRDGDKNSDGKIDYDEFLEFMKGVE; encoded by the exons gttgagcagTTGACTGAGGAGCAGAAGAATG AGTTCAAGGCAGCTTTTGATATCTTCGTGCAGGATGCTGAAGACGGATGCATTAGTACCAAGGAGCTGGGCAAAGTGATGCGCATGTTGGGTCAGAACCCAACACCAGAGGAGCTGCAGGAGATGATTGATGAAGTGGATGAAGATG GCAGTGGTACTGTTGACTTTGATGAGTTCTTGGTCATGATGGTGAGATGTATGAAAGATGATAGCAAAGGAAAATCAGAAGAAGAATTGGCAGAATTGTTTCGAATGTTTGATAA AAATGCCGATGGTTACATCGACCTCGATGAATTAAGAACAATGCTAGAAGAAACAGGTGAATGTATCACCGATGATGACATAGAAGAGCTTATGCGAGATGGTGACAAAAATAGCGATGGAAAAATCGACTATGATG AATTCCTGGAATTCATGAAAGGTGTTGAATAA